The following are encoded in a window of Struthio camelus isolate bStrCam1 chromosome Z, bStrCam1.hap1, whole genome shotgun sequence genomic DNA:
- the LOC138064813 gene encoding threonine--tRNA ligase 1, cytoplasmic-like → MAGAGSQVNAEEGKKADCGKKKMKEGAGDEGRTELNPWPAFINERLEIYNKLKAEHDELLAERAANDSKPIKVTLPDGKQVDAESWKTTPYQIACGISQGLADNTVIAKVNKVVWDLDRPLEEDCTLELLKFEDEEAQAVYWHSSAHIMGEAMERIYGGCLCYGPPIENGFYYDMFLEDGGVSSNDFSALETLCKKIMKEKQAFERLEVKKETLLEMFKVPAGLCRTLILDEFQVINFSLSLMFDHRPRSWRELPLRLADFGVLHRNELSGALTGLTRVRRFQQDDAHIFCAMEQIEEEIKSCLQFLRTVYDVFGFSFKLNLSTRPEKYLGDIEVWNQAEKQLENSLNEFGEKWELNPGDGAFYGPKIDIQIKDAIGRYHQCATIQLDFQLPVRFNLTFVSHDGNDKTRPVIIHRAILGSVERMIAILTENYGGKWPLWLSPQQVMVVPVGPTCDEYAQKVRQQFHDAGLMADVDVDPGCTLNKKIRNAQLAQYNFILVVGEKEKASGTVNIRTRDNKVHGERTIADTVERLLELKRTRCKQAEEEF, encoded by the exons ATGGCGGGTGCGGGCAGCCAG GTAAAtgctgaggaaggaaagaaggcagaCTGcggcaagaagaaaatgaaggaagggGCTGGTGATGAAGGGCGCACGGAG TTGAATCCCTGGCCTGCGTTTATCAATGAGCGTTTAGAGATATATAATAAACTCAAAGCTGAACATGATGAACTCCTTGCAGAAAGAGCTGCAAATGACAGTAAACCGATTAAAGTTACATTGCCTGATGGCAAGCAGGTTGATGCGGAGTCCTGGAAGACTACTCCTTACCAAATTGCTTGTGGAATTAG tCAGGGGTTAGCTGACAACACGGTTATTGCTAAAGTGAACAAGGTGGTTTGGGATCTAGACCGTCCTTTAGAGGAGGATTGTACCCTGGAACTGCTCAAGTTTGAAGATGAAGAAGCTCAAGCA GTATACTGGCACTCAAGCGCTCACATAATGGGTGAAGCTATGGAGCGAATCTATGGTGGATGTTTGTGCTATGGCCCACCGatagaaaatggattttattaTGACATGTTCCTTGAGGATGG GGGTGTATCAAGTAATGACTTCTCTGCCTTGGAAACCTTATGCAAAAAGATCATGAAGGAAAAACAAGCCTTTGAAAGACTGGAAGTTAAGAAGGAAACACTGCTTGAAATGTTTAAG GTACCGGCTGGTCTTTGCAGAACTTTGATTCTGGATGAATTTCAAGTAATAAACTTTTCCCTCAGCCTTATGTTTGATCATCGTCCGAGATCGTGGCGTGAGCTGCCGTTACGGTTGGCTGATTTTGGCGTTCTGCATCGTAATGAACTGTCCGGAGCTCTTACAGGACTCACTCGAGTACGCCGGTTCCAACAGGATGATGCTCACATATTCTGTGCTATGGAGCAG ATTGAAGAGGAGATAAAGAGTTGTCTGCAGTTCTTGCGTACTGTGTATGATGTTTTTGGATTTTCCTTCAAACTGAATCTCTCCACTCGTCCTGAAAAGTATCTTGGAGATATTGAAGTATGGAATCAAGCTGAGAAG CAACTTGAAAACAGCCTCAATGAATTTGGTGAGAAGTGGGAATTAAACCCTGGCGACGGAGCTTTCTACGGACCTAAG ATTGATATTCAGATTAAAGATGCCATTGGTCGCTACCACCAGTGTGCTACAATCCAGCTGGATTTCCAGCTGCCAGTCAGATTTAACCTTACCTTTGTCAG CCATGATGGTAATGACAAGACAAGACCAGTTATCATTCACCGGGCCATCCTGGGATCTGTGGAAAGAATGATCGCCATTCTAACTGAAAACTATGGAGGCAAATG gccGCTCTGGCTCTCCCCGCAGCAGGTAATGGTGGTACCAGTGGGACCAACGTGTGATGAATATGCTCAAAAG GTCAGACAGCAGTTCCATGATGCTGGATTAATGGCAGATGTTGATGTAGATCCTGGGTGCACACTGAACAAGAAGATTAGAAACGCTCAGCTTGCACAGTATAACTTCATTCTGG TTGTTGGTGAAAAGGAGAAGGCAAGTGGAACAGTTAATATTCGCACTAGAGATAACAAGGTGCATGGCGAGCGTACAATTGCTGACACGGTGGAGAGACTGCTGGAACTGAAACGAACCCGTTGCAAACAAGCCGAAGAAGAATTTTAA